The sequence tttatctgtatattaaaaatactaaCTAAGGgctaaattttaaatgatagGATGAATAGTTTGTATTTTAGTGGTTCTCATAATTTATCATGCATCTTAAATCACCTGGCAGGCTAGATAAATCACAAATTGTGGGCTCCATTCCAGAGGTTTTGATTCAGGACGTTGGAGACGGGGCTTGAGAATTTGCATCCCTAACATAGTCTTAGGTGTCCCTGCTAATGGTGGTTTGAGGACCATACCTGGAGAATCTATACCAACTCCACAGAAACATGAAGCTTCtgccttctctgtttctcttttctcttcatttctatttttcaggAATAATGTTTGGCCCTTTGTTCAACAGGAATCATGCTGCTATCAGAAGGAAATCAGAGTATCATACCAACATTTATTCTCCTGGGTTTTTCAGAATATCCAGAACTCCGGGTCCcacttttccttgttttcttgtcTATCTACACAATCACTGTGGTGGGGAATTTAGGCATGATCATAATTATCAAGGTCAATTCAAAACTCCACACGGTCATGTACTTTTTCCTTGGTCACTTGTCCTTTGTCGATTTCTGTTTTTCTACTGTAGTTACACCCAAACTGTTGGAGACTTTGATTGTGGAGGACagaaccatctctttctctggttGCATTGCTCAATTTTGTTTCGCTTGCCTATTTGGCGTAGCAGAAACGTTCATGTTGGCAgcgatggcctatgaccgcttcgTGGCAGTCTGCAGCCCCTTGCTCTATGCCGCTGCGATGTCCCCGAAGCGCTGTGCTCTCTTGGTGGCTGGCTCTTACTCCTGGGGTGTAACGTGCTCCATGACACTCACATACTTTCTTCTCACGTTATCCTATTGCAAGTCTAGCACcataaataattttatctgtGACCACTCTGTAATTGTTTCTGTCTCCTGCTCAGACCCCTATATCACTCAGATGTTATGCTCTATTATTGCCATATTCAATGAGGCGAGCAGCCTGGTGATTATTCTGATGtcctatatattcatttttatcactGTTATGGGGATGCCCTCTGCAAGTGGGCGCTGGAAAACCTTCTCTACCTGTGCTTCCCACCTGACAGCCATCAGCATCTTCCATGGAAccatccttttccttttctgcatTCCTAACCCCAAAACTTCTTGGCTCACAGTCAAAGTGACTTCTGTGTTCTACACAGTAGTGATTCCTATGCTGAACCCCTTGATCTA comes from Cervus elaphus chromosome 1, mCerEla1.1, whole genome shotgun sequence and encodes:
- the LOC122702700 gene encoding olfactory receptor 5D13-like, which translates into the protein MLLSEGNQSIIPTFILLGFSEYPELRVPLFLVFLSIYTITVVGNLGMIIIIKVNSKLHTVMYFFLGHLSFVDFCFSTVVTPKLLETLIVEDRTISFSGCIAQFCFACLFGVAETFMLAAMAYDRFVAVCSPLLYAAAMSPKRCALLVAGSYSWGVTCSMTLTYFLLTLSYCKSSTINNFICDHSVIVSVSCSDPYITQMLCSIIAIFNEASSLVIILMSYIFIFITVMGMPSASGRWKTFSTCASHLTAISIFHGTILFLFCIPNPKTSWLTVKVTSVFYTVVIPMLNPLIYSLKNKEVKNTFTRLLFTKPLCHST